The Leifsonia williamsii genome includes a region encoding these proteins:
- a CDS encoding carbohydrate ABC transporter permease, with protein MTGTASVVAPRETGAPRPRRAEGRSRTGKRRTGTAYLFLAPFLVLFAVFVLYPSIFGLWISLTNWSPFRVDQSFVGLENYIQLFTAGSATSGDFWQSMLATLIFTVGSVPFLLVIPLLVAVLLNQKIRAGSFFRGIFFAPYVLGVAVIGVIWKYLLDTQSGIVNHLLGMIGLPDNLPWTVDVPWAWFTLVGVTVWWTMGFNTVIILAGLKGISADLYEAAALDGAGAVRQFFSVTLPGLRPVMTFVVTITILASANMFGQSFLITKGGPGNTTRTAIMYIADQGLSQNNMAAASAMSYVLFAFLAIISIINFRLQRERAEKSAS; from the coding sequence GTGACCGGCACCGCTTCTGTCGTGGCGCCCCGGGAGACCGGGGCGCCACGCCCGCGCCGCGCCGAGGGCCGCAGCCGCACCGGCAAGCGCCGGACCGGCACGGCCTACCTGTTCCTGGCGCCGTTCCTCGTCCTGTTCGCGGTGTTCGTGCTGTACCCGTCGATCTTCGGACTGTGGATCAGCCTGACCAACTGGAGCCCGTTCCGGGTCGACCAGTCCTTCGTCGGGCTCGAGAACTACATCCAGCTGTTCACCGCGGGGTCGGCGACCTCCGGCGACTTCTGGCAGTCGATGCTGGCGACGCTCATCTTCACCGTCGGCAGCGTGCCCTTCCTGCTGGTCATCCCGCTGCTCGTCGCGGTGCTGCTCAACCAGAAGATCCGAGCCGGATCGTTCTTCCGCGGCATCTTCTTCGCGCCGTACGTGCTCGGCGTCGCCGTCATCGGCGTGATCTGGAAGTACCTGCTCGACACGCAGTCCGGAATCGTCAACCACCTGCTCGGCATGATCGGCCTGCCGGACAACCTGCCCTGGACGGTCGACGTGCCATGGGCCTGGTTCACGCTCGTCGGCGTGACGGTCTGGTGGACCATGGGGTTCAACACGGTCATCATCCTCGCCGGCCTCAAGGGCATCAGCGCCGACCTGTACGAGGCCGCCGCGCTCGACGGAGCCGGCGCGGTCCGCCAGTTCTTCAGTGTCACCCTGCCGGGGCTGCGGCCAGTCATGACCTTCGTGGTGACCATCACCATCCTCGCGAGCGCGAACATGTTCGGGCAGTCGTTCCTGATCACCAAGGGCGGTCCGGGCAACACCACGCGCACGGCGATCATGTACATCGCCGACCAGGGCCTCTCGCAGAACAACATGGCGGCGGCCTCCGCGATGAGCTACGTGCTGTTCGCCTTCCTCGCGATCATCAGCATCATCAACTTCCGCCTCCAGCGCGAGCGGGCAGAGAAGAGCGCCTCATGA
- a CDS encoding ABC transporter substrate-binding protein produces MKMRTAARAIAIAATVGLGLALTACGGSGGSGGAEVSSGDYKGPKVTISFWNGWTGGAAPVLVPKLIDKFNSEHDNIVVKDVPMEWADIARKMPLAIKAGKGPDVAVGHGDDIATYAAQGLVLKADSIVKSLGYKASDFPEGLLDAGQYNGSQYAVPWSVTPLGLFANKSVLTSAGVDAENLPTDKTSYLAALDKLKAAGVQGEWVDGYVFTGTFEFQSLLWQFGGDLYNKDVTEATFNSDAGVKALTWMTDLIKNGYSPKDVAQDGNINALIAGKTAFNWNGVWQTTNTAFDKLQWQAVAVPQIGDQKAVWSSSTHWMFANNKGQDKNKTAAAATFVKWMNDHSADWPQTGELPAKNSVREDPKLLQTYPHLKPFLDELQYAHYETSAPGITTVGATITTAVNEAITGKKSPKEALDDGVQKANALLKQNQQKYGSGK; encoded by the coding sequence ATGAAGATGCGTACAGCCGCACGTGCGATCGCGATCGCGGCAACCGTCGGGCTCGGCCTGGCGCTCACCGCGTGCGGCGGCAGCGGAGGCTCGGGAGGCGCGGAGGTCTCCTCCGGCGACTACAAGGGCCCGAAGGTCACCATCAGCTTCTGGAACGGCTGGACCGGCGGCGCCGCTCCCGTGCTGGTCCCCAAGCTGATCGACAAGTTCAACTCCGAGCACGACAACATCGTCGTCAAGGACGTCCCGATGGAGTGGGCCGACATCGCCCGCAAGATGCCGCTCGCCATCAAGGCGGGCAAGGGCCCCGACGTCGCCGTCGGCCACGGCGACGACATCGCCACCTACGCCGCGCAGGGCCTCGTGCTCAAGGCGGACTCGATCGTCAAGTCCCTCGGGTACAAGGCGAGCGACTTCCCCGAGGGCCTCCTCGACGCCGGTCAGTACAACGGCAGCCAGTACGCGGTGCCGTGGAGCGTGACGCCGCTCGGCCTGTTCGCCAACAAGTCGGTGCTCACCTCGGCCGGCGTCGACGCCGAGAACCTGCCCACCGACAAGACGTCGTACCTCGCCGCGCTCGACAAGCTGAAGGCGGCCGGCGTCCAGGGCGAGTGGGTGGACGGCTACGTGTTCACCGGCACGTTCGAGTTCCAGTCGCTGCTGTGGCAGTTCGGCGGCGACCTGTACAACAAGGACGTCACCGAGGCCACGTTCAACTCCGACGCGGGCGTCAAGGCGCTCACCTGGATGACCGACCTCATCAAGAACGGCTACAGCCCGAAGGACGTCGCGCAGGATGGCAACATCAACGCCCTGATCGCCGGCAAGACCGCCTTCAACTGGAACGGCGTCTGGCAGACCACGAACACGGCGTTCGACAAGCTGCAGTGGCAGGCCGTCGCGGTGCCGCAGATCGGCGACCAGAAGGCCGTCTGGTCGAGCTCGACGCACTGGATGTTCGCCAACAACAAGGGCCAGGACAAGAACAAGACCGCGGCCGCCGCGACCTTCGTCAAGTGGATGAACGACCACTCCGCAGACTGGCCGCAGACCGGTGAGCTGCCGGCGAAGAACTCGGTCCGCGAGGACCCGAAGCTGCTCCAGACGTACCCGCACCTCAAGCCGTTCCTGGACGAGCTGCAGTACGCGCACTACGAGACCTCGGCCCCCGGCATCACCACCGTGGGCGCGACCATCACCACGGCGGTCAACGAGGCCATCACCGGCAAGAAGTCGCCGAAGGAGGCGCTGGACGACGGCGTGCAGAAGGCCAACGCCCTCCTGAAGCAGAACCAGCAGAAGTACGGCTCCGGGAAGTAA